One region of Gilliamella sp. ESL0405 genomic DNA includes:
- a CDS encoding cation:dicarboxylate symporter family transporter yields the protein MSEAIFHGVFFEKFLSITYYQTLIGIGLLLICFFAVLKPLQNKKVSFSIRMLAGLILGAVLGLGIQAMAGFPTTPKTWMQEIANWYGLFGRAFIAFIRMLVIPLIFVSIVKVIIDFSGKKNLPQIAFRGIFWLLFTTAIACIVGIILANLFELGEMSSTSVHHAEAKQYTSIIDTFVNLIPSNIIASMVKENIVGLVIFSALMGLAANRMEKKNPQPIALFKTFIEALYKIVMSIAMTIIKYMPYAVVALLARTIISNGIPAIIEVSSFVAAVYIAMLIMLVVHIAIVMLHGISPVMFIKKALGTWLLAFTSRSSVGTLPMTISTLTVRMGVNSGTANLVGSLGSTMGMNGCAGFFPALLAVMVAHMVGIDTNFQFYIMLVIVVVIGSIGIAGIPGTATVAATVVLSGMGMAQHFALIGMVLAVDPIIDMARTLANVSGAMTAAVATDREVGTMDMDVFNDPNVILDNDNSA from the coding sequence ATGTCAGAAGCCATTTTTCATGGAGTTTTTTTCGAAAAATTCCTATCGATTACCTACTATCAAACATTAATTGGTATAGGGTTACTACTCATCTGTTTTTTTGCGGTGTTAAAACCATTACAAAATAAAAAAGTCAGTTTTTCAATCCGCATGTTAGCGGGGTTAATCCTTGGTGCTGTGCTTGGCTTAGGCATTCAAGCTATGGCGGGATTCCCAACGACCCCGAAGACATGGATGCAAGAAATCGCTAATTGGTACGGTCTTTTTGGGCGGGCTTTTATCGCCTTTATTCGCATGTTGGTTATTCCGCTCATTTTTGTCTCAATTGTCAAAGTGATTATTGATTTTTCCGGCAAAAAAAACCTGCCACAAATTGCCTTCCGTGGAATTTTTTGGTTACTCTTCACCACCGCTATCGCTTGTATTGTCGGCATTATTTTAGCCAACTTATTTGAACTGGGTGAAATGAGCTCAACATCGGTACATCATGCTGAAGCTAAACAATATACCAGCATCATTGATACTTTTGTTAATCTTATTCCTAGCAATATTATTGCATCAATGGTTAAAGAAAATATTGTTGGATTAGTTATCTTTTCAGCACTGATGGGGCTGGCAGCTAATCGCATGGAAAAGAAAAACCCTCAACCTATTGCACTATTTAAAACCTTTATCGAGGCACTATATAAAATCGTCATGTCAATTGCCATGACAATCATCAAATACATGCCTTATGCGGTTGTTGCATTGCTGGCACGTACGATTATTTCAAATGGTATTCCTGCCATTATTGAAGTCTCAAGCTTTGTCGCAGCGGTCTATATTGCAATGCTCATTATGCTTGTTGTGCATATTGCCATTGTGATGCTACACGGTATCTCACCTGTTATGTTTATTAAAAAAGCACTGGGCACATGGCTGTTAGCTTTTACCAGTCGCTCATCGGTTGGCACTTTACCGATGACGATCTCAACGTTAACCGTGCGAATGGGTGTAAATAGTGGTACAGCTAACTTAGTTGGCTCGCTTGGCAGTACTATGGGGATGAACGGTTGTGCCGGCTTTTTCCCGGCGCTACTGGCGGTCATGGTGGCGCATATGGTAGGAATCGACACCAATTTTCAATTTTACATCATGTTAGTGATTGTTGTAGTCATTGGCTCAATTGGTATTGCCGGTATTCCAGGCACAGCAACGGTTGCTGCAACAGTGGTTTTATCCGGCATGGGTATGGCGCAGCACTTTGCACTTATCGGTATGGTACTGGCTGTTGATCCAATTATTGATATGGCACGGACTTTAGCCAACGTATCGGGCGCTATGACAGCGGCTGTGGCAACCGACCGTGAGGTGGGAACAATGGATATGGACGTGTTTAACGATCCTAATGTCATACTGGACAATGATAATTCCGCCTAA
- the galU gene encoding UTP--glucose-1-phosphate uridylyltransferase GalU, whose translation MSLNFESSLNGKVKKAVVPVAGLGTRMLPATKAIPKEMLPVVDKPLIQYVVKECIAAGITEIIFVTHSSKNSIENHFDTSFELEAMLEARVKRQLLQEVQSILPKHVTIASVRQGLAKGLGHAVMCAYPLVGNEPFAVVLPDVIIDEYDSDLATDNLAAMIKNYHETKHSQIMVEPVPKELVSSYGIVDCRGEALSAGNVTQMYSVVEKPSIEEAPSNQSVVGRYVLSEKIWPLLAKTPLGAGGEIQLTDAIAMLLEEEPVDAYCIKGRSHDCGNKLGYVQTFVQYAMRHKSLGDDVKAWLKTL comes from the coding sequence ATGTCATTAAACTTTGAATCTTCTTTAAATGGAAAAGTGAAAAAAGCAGTTGTTCCGGTTGCCGGTTTAGGTACGCGAATGTTACCTGCAACCAAGGCAATTCCAAAAGAGATGTTGCCGGTGGTTGATAAGCCTCTTATTCAGTATGTCGTAAAAGAGTGTATTGCTGCTGGTATTACCGAAATTATTTTTGTTACCCACTCTTCTAAAAACTCGATTGAAAACCATTTTGATACCAGTTTTGAATTAGAAGCGATGCTAGAAGCTCGGGTTAAACGTCAATTATTGCAAGAGGTGCAAAGCATTCTACCTAAACATGTGACCATTGCCAGTGTTCGACAAGGTTTAGCTAAAGGGCTAGGGCATGCGGTAATGTGTGCGTATCCTTTAGTTGGTAATGAGCCATTTGCCGTGGTTTTACCGGATGTGATTATTGATGAGTATGACAGTGATCTTGCCACCGATAATTTAGCGGCGATGATCAAAAACTATCATGAAACAAAGCACAGTCAAATTATGGTTGAGCCGGTACCTAAAGAGTTGGTTTCATCTTACGGTATTGTTGATTGTCGTGGTGAAGCGCTATCTGCCGGTAATGTTACCCAAATGTATAGTGTGGTTGAAAAACCTTCAATTGAAGAAGCGCCTTCCAATCAATCTGTTGTTGGACGCTATGTTTTATCTGAAAAAATTTGGCCGTTGCTTGCGAAAACGCCATTAGGTGCAGGCGGAGAAATTCAATTAACTGACGCTATCGCAATGTTACTTGAAGAAGAGCCGGTTGATGCTTATTGCATTAAAGGTCGTAGCCACGATTGTGGTAATAAATTGGGTTATGTCCAAACATTTGTGCAATACGCAATGCGTCATAAAAGTTTGGGTGATGATGTGAAAGCTTGGTTAAAAACGCTTTAA
- a CDS encoding entericidin A/B family lipoprotein, whose amino-acid sequence MFHKILILVLGIVMTTLVTGCNTFSGVGKDVQSGGKAITNTAESVSDKL is encoded by the coding sequence ATGTTCCATAAAATATTAATTTTGGTGTTAGGGATTGTCATGACAACGCTGGTAACTGGATGTAATACATTTAGTGGTGTTGGTAAAGATGTTCAATCAGGCGGTAAAGCGATTACAAATACTGCTGAATCGGTAAGCGATAAATTATAA
- a CDS encoding amino acid aminotransferase — MFEKVEPYAGDPILSLVTEFNHDNRENKVNLSIGYYYDDNSVVPQLQCVKTARDYVYHHNQGAQLYLPMSGMPEYCQAIQKLLFGQTHSAYKDKRIATIQTLGGSGALKVGADFLFRYFPDSQVWVSDPTWENHIAIFSGAGFKVNKYPYFDSETCGVNFDAMLETLNQLPAKSIVLLHPCCHNPTGADLTKAQWDTVIDVLRARDLIPFMDIAYQGFGESIEDDSYAIRKAAEVGLCGFVSNSFSKTFSLYGERVGGLSVLCDNSEVANRVLGQLQATVRRNYSSPAAYGAQLVAYVLNNDALKAQWFDEVESMRKRIVTMRSTLVQLLKTAAPNQNFDYLVKQRGMFSYTGFSAAQVTHLKDNFAVYLVGSGRMCVAGLNHQNIHRVAEAFATLN; from the coding sequence ATGTTTGAGAAAGTAGAGCCGTATGCCGGGGATCCAATTTTATCATTAGTTACAGAGTTTAATCATGATAACCGTGAAAACAAAGTTAACTTAAGTATCGGTTATTATTATGATGATAATAGTGTGGTACCTCAATTACAGTGCGTTAAGACTGCTCGTGATTATGTTTATCACCATAATCAAGGTGCGCAGTTATACCTACCAATGAGTGGAATGCCGGAATATTGTCAAGCAATTCAAAAGTTATTATTTGGTCAAACGCACAGTGCCTATAAAGATAAACGAATTGCAACTATTCAAACATTAGGTGGATCAGGAGCGCTTAAAGTCGGTGCCGATTTTTTATTTCGCTATTTTCCAGATTCGCAAGTTTGGGTGAGCGATCCTACCTGGGAAAATCATATTGCTATTTTTAGCGGGGCAGGCTTTAAGGTTAATAAATATCCCTATTTTGATTCTGAAACTTGTGGGGTAAATTTTGATGCAATGCTTGAAACATTAAATCAGTTACCGGCTAAAAGCATTGTATTGCTGCATCCGTGTTGTCATAATCCGACCGGCGCAGATTTGACTAAAGCGCAGTGGGATACGGTGATAGATGTTTTACGTGCTCGTGATCTTATTCCTTTTATGGATATTGCTTATCAAGGCTTTGGCGAGAGTATCGAAGATGACAGTTATGCCATTAGAAAAGCCGCAGAAGTTGGTTTATGTGGTTTTGTAAGTAACTCATTTTCCAAAACATTTTCGTTATATGGCGAGCGAGTTGGTGGACTATCTGTTTTATGTGATAATAGTGAAGTAGCAAATCGTGTACTTGGTCAACTTCAAGCGACCGTACGTCGAAATTATTCTAGTCCTGCGGCCTATGGTGCGCAGTTAGTGGCTTACGTATTAAATAATGATGCGCTTAAAGCACAATGGTTTGACGAAGTCGAGTCAATGCGTAAACGTATTGTGACTATGCGTTCAACTTTAGTTCAATTACTGAAAACAGCGGCGCCTAATCAAAATTTTGATTATTTAGTCAAACAGCGTGGCATGTTTAGTTATACCGGATTTTCAGCAGCACAAGTCACACATTTAAAAGATAATTTTGCTGTTTATTTGGTGGGCAGTGGAAGGATGTGTGTGGCAGGTTTGAATCACCAAAATATTCATCGCGTAGCAGAGGCATTTGCTACCTTAAACTAA
- a CDS encoding RidA family protein gives MATVINTDKAPAAIGPYVQAINLGNMLFASGQIPLDPATGEMPACVKEQTKQSLANVKAIVTAAGYQVSDIVKTTIFLADMNDFAAVNEVYQAFFVENNASFPARSCVQVARIPKDAKVEIEVIAAK, from the coding sequence ATGGCAACAGTAATTAATACCGATAAAGCACCTGCGGCGATTGGACCATATGTTCAGGCAATCAATTTAGGTAATATGTTATTTGCATCCGGGCAAATTCCGCTTGATCCGGCAACCGGGGAAATGCCTGCTTGTGTGAAAGAGCAAACAAAACAGAGTTTAGCGAATGTCAAAGCGATTGTGACAGCGGCCGGTTATCAAGTCAGTGATATTGTTAAAACCACTATCTTTTTAGCCGATATGAATGATTTTGCCGCCGTTAATGAGGTGTATCAAGCCTTTTTCGTCGAAAATAATGCCTCTTTCCCAGCTCGCTCTTGTGTTCAAGTTGCCCGAATTCCAAAAGATGCCAAAGTTGAAATAGAAGTGATAGCCGCTAAGTAA
- the ffh gene encoding signal recognition particle protein — MFENLTERLSQTFRNLSGRGRLSEDNIKEALREVRMALLEADVALPVVRDFINQVKEKAVGLDVSKSLTPGQEFIKIVQAELTAAMGEVNSSLNLATQPPAVILMAGLQGAGKTTSVAKLAKFLKEKQKKKVLVVSADVYRPAAIKQLETLAKAIDVAFFPSDIKEKPINIVNNAISHAKLQFFDVLIVDTAGRLHIDGEMMDEIKALHQAINPIETLFVVDAMTGQDAANTAKAFNDALPLTGVILTKVDGDARGGAALSIRHITGKPIKFLGMGEKTDALEPFYPDRIASRILGMGDVISLIEELQNNVDREKAEKIAKKLKKGDKFDFNDFQDQLKQMRNMGGMGAMLAKLPGVGQLPEHIKAQMDDKITIKMEAIIGSMTLKERANPEIIKGSRKRRIAEGSGTQVQDVNKLLKQFEDMQKMMKKMKGGGMMKMMRQMKGLMGGGMGLPRR, encoded by the coding sequence ATGTTTGAGAATTTAACCGAACGTTTATCACAGACATTTCGCAATCTAAGTGGTCGTGGGCGTTTGTCTGAAGATAATATTAAAGAAGCACTGCGTGAAGTGCGAATGGCACTGCTTGAAGCTGACGTTGCGCTACCGGTCGTCCGTGATTTTATCAATCAAGTAAAAGAAAAGGCCGTTGGATTAGATGTCAGCAAAAGCCTAACGCCGGGTCAAGAGTTTATCAAAATTGTGCAGGCTGAACTGACCGCCGCAATGGGCGAAGTCAACAGCTCGCTCAATCTGGCCACCCAACCACCTGCGGTTATTTTAATGGCAGGTTTACAAGGTGCCGGTAAAACCACCAGCGTTGCAAAATTAGCCAAATTTTTAAAAGAAAAACAGAAAAAGAAAGTATTAGTTGTTTCTGCCGACGTCTATCGTCCGGCGGCGATTAAACAGTTAGAAACGTTAGCCAAAGCTATCGATGTTGCGTTTTTCCCGTCTGATATTAAAGAAAAACCGATAAACATTGTTAACAATGCCATTTCGCATGCGAAATTACAATTTTTTGATGTGCTGATTGTCGATACTGCCGGTCGGTTACATATCGACGGTGAGATGATGGATGAAATCAAAGCCCTTCATCAAGCAATCAACCCAATTGAAACGCTATTTGTTGTCGATGCGATGACCGGGCAAGATGCCGCTAACACGGCTAAAGCCTTTAATGATGCGCTCCCTTTAACGGGTGTGATACTGACCAAAGTCGACGGTGATGCGCGTGGTGGTGCGGCATTATCTATTCGCCACATTACCGGCAAACCGATTAAATTCTTAGGTATGGGTGAAAAAACCGATGCCTTAGAGCCATTCTATCCGGATCGCATTGCATCACGTATTTTAGGCATGGGCGATGTTATCTCTCTGATTGAAGAGCTGCAAAATAATGTTGATCGTGAAAAAGCCGAGAAAATTGCCAAAAAGCTTAAAAAAGGCGATAAATTTGACTTTAACGATTTCCAAGATCAGCTTAAACAGATGCGCAATATGGGCGGAATGGGCGCCATGCTGGCTAAATTGCCGGGTGTAGGTCAGCTTCCGGAGCATATCAAAGCACAAATGGATGATAAAATCACCATAAAAATGGAAGCGATTATCGGCTCAATGACATTAAAAGAGCGAGCCAATCCGGAGATCATAAAAGGCTCACGTAAACGCCGAATCGCTGAAGGTTCCGGTACTCAAGTACAAGATGTCAACAAACTGCTTAAACAGTTTGAAGATATGCAAAAAATGATGAAGAAGATGAAAGGCGGCGGCATGATGAAGATGATGCGCCAAATGAAAGGTCTTATGGGTGGCGGAATGGGATTACCCCGACGCTAA
- a CDS encoding EamA family transporter, with protein MFKRSWPVLLIFISMISVQGSASIAKYLFPVLGPEGMTAWRLTFSSVMLAMIFKPWRKAITKQALRYIILYGLAMGCMNLSFYNAISRIPLGIAVAIELTGPIMVAMFSGRRLADFIWLGIAVVGLGMLLPIHQASSELDPIGIVMALTAGACWACYILFGRKAGAIHGSSSVALGAIIASILLFPIGVWQSGSAMFSISLLPLIFLVSLLASAIPYGLDMVALPRLPAQTFSTLMSLSPVFAAFSGLIVLHEQLTHYQWLAIGLIILSSIGTVLSMSRPTKIKSLKQQ; from the coding sequence ATGTTTAAAAGATCTTGGCCAGTTTTATTAATTTTTATTTCAATGATTTCGGTTCAAGGTAGTGCTTCTATTGCTAAATACCTGTTCCCCGTTCTTGGGCCAGAAGGTATGACTGCATGGCGCTTAACCTTTTCATCGGTAATGTTAGCGATGATCTTTAAGCCGTGGCGCAAAGCGATAACTAAGCAAGCTTTGCGGTATATCATCTTATACGGATTGGCAATGGGGTGCATGAATTTAAGTTTTTATAATGCTATCTCACGCATTCCGTTAGGAATTGCTGTTGCCATTGAGTTAACCGGCCCGATTATGGTGGCAATGTTTTCCGGGCGGCGATTAGCTGATTTTATTTGGTTGGGTATTGCGGTAGTTGGTCTGGGGATGTTATTGCCTATTCATCAAGCCTCGAGCGAATTAGATCCAATCGGTATAGTAATGGCATTAACTGCCGGTGCTTGTTGGGCATGTTATATTCTTTTTGGGCGCAAAGCGGGCGCAATACATGGTTCGTCAAGTGTGGCATTGGGCGCAATTATTGCTTCAATACTGTTATTTCCAATTGGTGTTTGGCAAAGCGGTAGTGCGATGTTTTCGATTTCGCTCTTGCCGTTGATTTTTCTCGTTTCGTTGCTGGCGTCTGCTATTCCGTATGGGTTAGATATGGTGGCGCTTCCACGGTTACCTGCTCAAACATTTAGTACTTTAATGAGCCTTTCGCCGGTATTTGCCGCTTTTTCGGGATTGATTGTGTTACACGAGCAGTTAACGCATTATCAGTGGTTAGCCATTGGGTTGATTATCTTGTCTTCAATTGGTACCGTGTTGTCTATGAGTCGTCCTACCAAAATCAAATCGCTTAAACAGCAGTAA
- the ispB gene encoding octaprenyl diphosphate synthase — MNDPSMNQILELVKDDLVKVNAAIQAELNSDVALINQLGNYIISSGGKRIRPIIALLVAKALNYQGDKHIITAAFIEFIHTATLLHDDVVDESDLRRGKSTANALFGNAASVLVGDYIYTRSFQMMVRTGSFKVLTIMSEATNVIAEGEVQQLINCNDPNITKEQYLEVIYRKTARLFEATSHSAAVLAEANEQQEYALQQYGKYLGTAFQIIDDLLDYSADSNQKLGKNLGDDLNEGKPTLPLLHAMHHAPNADDRAMIRQAIEQGNGRHLLDRILQVMDACGSLAFTLEVAQQEAKKAFDVIAILLDSPYKKALQDLALLSVKRDN, encoded by the coding sequence ATGAATGATCCATCAATGAATCAAATTCTTGAACTTGTAAAAGATGACTTAGTTAAAGTTAATGCTGCAATCCAAGCAGAGCTTAACTCTGATGTGGCATTGATTAATCAACTGGGCAATTATATTATTAGCAGTGGCGGTAAGCGCATCCGTCCAATTATTGCTTTGCTAGTTGCAAAGGCACTAAATTATCAAGGTGATAAGCATATTATTACCGCTGCGTTTATTGAATTTATTCATACCGCAACATTATTGCATGATGATGTTGTTGATGAATCCGATTTAAGACGAGGCAAATCAACAGCAAACGCCCTGTTTGGTAATGCCGCCAGTGTATTAGTGGGTGACTATATCTATACCCGCTCATTTCAAATGATGGTGCGCACTGGATCATTTAAAGTGTTAACCATTATGTCAGAAGCGACAAATGTCATTGCGGAAGGCGAAGTACAACAACTGATAAATTGCAATGATCCCAATATCACTAAAGAGCAGTATTTAGAGGTGATTTATCGTAAAACAGCCCGACTATTTGAAGCCACTTCTCATTCGGCAGCGGTGTTGGCTGAGGCAAATGAGCAACAAGAGTATGCCTTACAACAATATGGCAAATATTTAGGCACTGCTTTCCAAATTATTGATGATTTACTTGATTACAGCGCTGATAGTAATCAAAAATTAGGAAAGAATTTGGGGGATGATTTAAACGAAGGCAAACCAACACTGCCATTACTACATGCCATGCATCATGCGCCAAATGCTGATGACAGGGCAATGATTCGTCAAGCGATTGAGCAAGGTAATGGGCGCCATTTGTTAGATCGTATTTTACAGGTCATGGATGCCTGCGGCTCATTGGCATTTACCTTAGAAGTGGCACAGCAAGAGGCAAAAAAAGCATTTGATGTAATTGCGATTCTACTTGACTCTCCTTATAAAAAAGCATTGCAGGATCTTGCGTTGTTATCGGTTAAAAGGGATAACTAG
- a CDS encoding TonB family protein: MKINFNIDINTDKAPQVPAIKKQGGYFYTSLSVITHLCLLGLLFSSALFANDIVIDEGDNSIKAVMVDLTQMAAPQQSLVENTPDIKGVEDSEIIDNKPIEEPPVEPVKEPEVVKEPEPVVDTPIPLPEKEVVEKKEPKPEPKPKPKPKQKPKPESKPTQRSSRQQVRQEAITQNIANTAVAPQISENRQYSGNPSPISRNQPEYPRRALDRHLEGYVIALFDINSNGRVENIRIIEAQPNNIFNRSVINAMKTWKYKPIVAKNLKIKIVFNLDRSIKLN, encoded by the coding sequence ATGAAGATCAACTTTAATATCGATATCAACACTGACAAAGCGCCCCAAGTACCTGCAATTAAAAAGCAAGGTGGCTATTTCTATACGTCACTTTCGGTCATCACGCACTTATGTTTATTGGGATTATTATTCAGTTCAGCGCTGTTTGCCAATGATATTGTTATTGATGAAGGGGATAACTCAATCAAAGCGGTAATGGTCGATCTTACCCAAATGGCAGCGCCGCAACAATCCTTAGTTGAAAACACGCCGGATATTAAAGGCGTTGAAGATAGTGAAATTATTGATAACAAACCTATTGAAGAGCCACCGGTTGAGCCAGTTAAAGAACCGGAAGTTGTCAAAGAACCTGAGCCTGTAGTTGATACGCCTATTCCCTTGCCGGAAAAAGAGGTAGTGGAAAAAAAAGAACCGAAGCCGGAGCCAAAACCGAAACCAAAGCCAAAACAAAAACCGAAACCAGAGTCGAAACCAACGCAACGATCGTCACGACAACAAGTTCGTCAGGAAGCAATCACTCAAAATATTGCCAATACCGCCGTTGCACCGCAAATTTCAGAAAACCGACAATATTCAGGCAATCCTTCGCCAATTAGTCGCAATCAACCCGAATACCCACGTCGAGCGCTGGATAGGCATTTAGAAGGTTATGTTATTGCACTATTTGATATCAACAGCAACGGACGAGTGGAAAATATCAGAATTATCGAAGCTCAGCCCAATAACATCTTTAATCGTTCGGTTATCAATGCCATGAAAACATGGAAATATAAACCGATTGTGGCCAAAAATTTAAAAATCAAAATTGTCTTTAATCTAGACCGTTCCATTAAATTAAATTAA
- the pepP gene encoding Xaa-Pro aminopeptidase yields MPNTDIKTELFARREKLLAQMVPNSVALFFAAPEMTRSNDTHYPYRQDSDFWYFTQFSEPQAVLAIIKQSNDAKYVLFNRKKDPLAETWTGYRLGQQAALEAVLVDEAYLFDDIVTVLPDILDGKTTIYHADQHYDYADTIVKQALITLREGARVKRVAPSTVIDWRPIVHQMRMFKSEYELQILRKACDISAKAHVRAMQKCQPLLYEYQLEAEILHEFAWHGARFPSYNTIVGSGNNGCILHYENNCDQLKNGDLVLIDAGCEYQYYAGDITRTFPINGEFSQAQRDIYDIVLAAQYHAIELFKPGTTILAVNELVVRIMVEGLVKLGIMQGDVDSLIANKAYSEFYMHGLGHWLGIDVHDVGQGRDCILQPGMVLTVEPGLYINKDADVPEHYKGIGIRIEDNILITPSGNEVLTAKVPKDPLAIEALMKKPI; encoded by the coding sequence ATGCCAAACACAGATATCAAAACAGAGCTGTTTGCCCGTCGTGAGAAACTGCTTGCTCAAATGGTGCCAAATAGTGTGGCACTCTTTTTTGCTGCGCCAGAAATGACCCGCAGTAATGATACCCATTATCCTTATCGACAAGATAGTGATTTTTGGTATTTTACTCAGTTTAGTGAACCACAAGCGGTACTGGCAATCATTAAACAATCTAATGATGCCAAATATGTGCTGTTTAATCGCAAAAAAGACCCACTGGCTGAAACGTGGACAGGTTATCGTTTAGGACAACAAGCGGCGCTCGAAGCGGTATTGGTGGATGAAGCTTACCTGTTTGATGACATCGTAACTGTTTTACCCGATATCTTAGATGGCAAAACCACTATCTATCATGCTGATCAGCATTATGATTATGCCGACACTATTGTTAAACAAGCACTGATAACCTTAAGAGAAGGCGCTCGCGTTAAACGCGTTGCGCCAAGTACAGTCATTGACTGGCGTCCAATTGTTCATCAAATGCGAATGTTTAAATCGGAGTATGAGTTGCAGATTTTACGCAAGGCGTGTGACATTAGCGCAAAGGCGCACGTGCGTGCGATGCAAAAATGTCAGCCGTTGTTGTATGAATATCAGTTAGAAGCCGAAATCTTACATGAATTTGCATGGCATGGCGCTCGTTTTCCGTCTTACAATACCATTGTTGGCAGTGGTAATAATGGTTGTATATTGCATTATGAGAACAATTGCGATCAATTGAAAAATGGCGATTTGGTGTTGATTGATGCAGGGTGTGAATACCAATATTATGCCGGGGATATTACCCGAACATTTCCTATTAATGGCGAGTTTAGTCAAGCTCAGCGAGACATTTACGACATTGTGCTGGCGGCACAATATCACGCAATTGAACTCTTTAAACCCGGAACGACCATTTTAGCTGTTAATGAACTGGTTGTACGTATTATGGTTGAAGGTTTAGTTAAGCTCGGAATTATGCAAGGCGATGTCGATAGTTTAATCGCCAATAAAGCTTATAGCGAATTTTATATGCATGGTTTAGGGCATTGGCTGGGGATAGATGTGCACGATGTGGGGCAAGGGCGAGATTGCATTTTACAACCCGGCATGGTGCTAACCGTTGAACCGGGGCTGTATATCAACAAAGATGCTGATGTACCCGAACATTATAAAGGGATTGGTATTCGTATTGAGGATAATATTTTAATTACACCGTCAGGCAACGAAGTATTAACGGCTAAGGTGCCTAAAGATCCTTTAGCTATCGAAGCTTTGATGAAAAAGCCAATTTAA
- a CDS encoding UPF0149 family protein, whose product MTDMINYDELNRQLMQNKIGVSAAELHGFISGILAGGNLDESWRPLVEDMLNNGQAIAQPLNKQIENLYHLTKQQLTDEDFEFQLQLSSQDLFTQINDLVGWVNHFLLGIGLVQPKLSRIKGDVGEAIYDLREIAKLGFDEDEDQQELGFAFEEIKEYVRITAMLCFEEFNEPDIMPTIH is encoded by the coding sequence ATGACTGATATGATCAATTATGACGAACTTAATCGCCAATTAATGCAAAATAAAATAGGGGTAAGTGCGGCCGAATTGCATGGTTTTATTTCAGGCATATTAGCTGGTGGTAATCTCGATGAGAGCTGGCGTCCTTTAGTTGAAGATATGTTAAATAATGGGCAGGCTATTGCTCAGCCATTAAATAAGCAGATTGAAAATTTATATCATTTAACTAAGCAGCAGTTAACCGATGAAGATTTTGAGTTCCAATTGCAACTGAGCTCTCAAGACCTGTTTACTCAAATCAATGATCTTGTTGGTTGGGTTAATCATTTTCTGTTAGGGATTGGGCTTGTTCAGCCAAAATTAAGTCGCATAAAAGGCGATGTTGGCGAAGCGATTTATGATTTAAGGGAAATTGCTAAGTTAGGTTTTGATGAAGATGAAGATCAGCAAGAGCTGGGTTTTGCTTTTGAAGAGATCAAAGAGTATGTACGCATTACTGCGATGCTCTGCTTTGAAGAGTTTAACGAGCCTGATATTATGCCAACTATCCATTAA
- the ptsH gene encoding phosphocarrier protein Hpr: MYKQDVTITASNGLHTRPAAQFVKEAKNFNAEITVTSNGKSASAKSLFKLQTLGLTQGTTITISAEGEDEKEAVNHLVKLIPELE; this comes from the coding sequence ATGTACAAGCAAGATGTAACCATTACTGCATCTAACGGTCTTCATACCCGCCCTGCTGCACAATTTGTAAAAGAAGCAAAAAACTTTAACGCTGAAATTACCGTCACTTCAAACGGTAAAAGTGCCAGTGCTAAAAGTTTATTTAAATTGCAAACTTTAGGTTTAACACAAGGGACAACAATTACAATTTCTGCTGAAGGTGAAGACGAGAAAGAAGCAGTAAATCATTTAGTAAAATTAATTCCTGAATTGGAATAA